The Podarcis muralis chromosome Z, rPodMur119.hap1.1, whole genome shotgun sequence DNA segment AGGCATCCCTGGAGCAGCTGCTGTTTTGCAGCTGGTGGGGGACCACCTGCCCTGAGTGGCACTCAGCACCTGGTGGTGGAGCTGCCGAGTGTTCAGGGCACAGCTAGCATAGGGAAACCTGCAGCCCTCTGGGTATTTTTGGAATCTAGATCCCATCAACCAGCGCGGCCCACAACCCAGGGTGATGGGGACTTGGAGTCCCCAACTGCACCTGGGGTCTTGTGCTTGTGCCGCCTCTGGAGTAAATCAGTtaaaaagcaggcaggcaggggatttcaggcagggaggaATGCAGGTGGGTTAACTTTCGGGGGAACTTAGTAGCAAGGGGTGGCCTGCCCATTGGCCttggtgaggcagttgcctcaggagaggggcagcagatcctggggCCCCACAAGTGCACAGCTCACCTCCTCCTGCTCTTGCTGCTTTTGGTGGATGCCTGGGAAGAGCAGGACTGCTGCCACCTGTGCCTCTCTGTCATCCTTCTTTTCTCCCCCATTTCCTCTGGCTATCTGGAACTGCCCTGAGTCGTCTCAGGCAAAGGCAGCTGTAGGAGGCCACCATTGACTGTTTTGCCTAAAGTGGCAAAATGTATTGTGCCAGCCCTGCCTCGCTTGTTGGGAACTTCCTTTCCAGCTTCTGAGCTGTCCTCCAGCAAGTGCCAATTTAAGCAGCTTTTGTTTAGTGCTCCAGTTACTGTGTAATCAGCATCTTTTTCTTGATGTTATGCAGCTCAGCCCATGcatgccaggaggagggggaggaggaggagggggcaacGGGAGGACAGGAGGGTGGAAATTTCTGTTCTGCCTTGAGTGGCACAGGGCCTTGGGCCACCCCTGACTGAGGAGGCAGCCTGTTTTCCCAGCTCACCCTGCAGGAGTACAGTGCGCTACGTGAGGGCCCAGATGACGAGGAGTTTCTGCAGCAGTACCGCAAGCAGCGCATGGAGGAGATGCGGCGGCAGCTGCGCAGCGGGCAGTACTTCAAGCAGGTCTTCGAGATCCACAGTGCGGAGGCCTTCCTGGACACCATTGACAAGGGGCCCAGAAATACCCTGGTGATGGTCCACATTTACGAGGATGATGTCCCAGGGGCCGACTCCCTCCATGGATGCATGGTCTGCCTGGCCACCGAGTACCCCGCGGTCAAGTTCTGCCGAGTGCGGAGCTCCCTGATCGGCGCCAGCTCCCGCTTCACCACCAGTGCCCTGCCGGCCCTCCTGGTCTacaagggtggggaactggtGGGCAACTTTGTCCGTATCACTGACCAACTGGGTGAGGACTTCTTCGCCGGGGACCTGGAGGGCTTCCTGCAGGAGTGCGGCCTGCTCCCTGAGAAGGACCTGGTGCTCCTCACCTCCGTCCTCAATGCCTCCTCATCCTGCCTCAGCGATGACAGTGACCTGGAGATTGACTGAGGGCAGGCTAGGGTGAGCAGAGAGGCACCTGTGAACGGGAAAGTGGAAAAGCCCACCCTTTACTAGCCCCTAGAAGGCAGTTACCcagttgccacacacacacacacacacacacacacacacaccgttcccAAATGGAGGAGCCACCTCAAGCCTCCAGCTGAAACCTGTCCAGCAGCCTGTGGCccctctgccctgccctgcccaccacagagcccttgccgctgcccctgATGGGTCTCGAAGCCTCAGTTCCTAGTTGCTGCTTTGCTTTTATGGATCTTGCACCTGCATTTTGCACAAGCAGGCATTTTGGCCAGGAGCTGGATGCCAGCATCCCACCCTCCCAAAGGAGTAGGCCTGCATGGGGCTCACACGAACCCCGAGGTgtcaagtggggtgggggagttgtgctgatgggagttgtagtccaaagcacctTGAGGGGACCCAGGCTGGCAAACACTGTTGCAGACCATAGCTCAGTCCCAGTAGTTGGCTTGGTAAGTCTGGCTATTCTCTCCGGGGTCCTGGGCATTCCTAGCATTCATTTAACAACCCTTGATGTGTTGCTCTGTACAACATTGCCCTCAACAGCAGGTTGCCCTATGCTTGTTTGTGGATGTTCATCCCCTGTGTTAATCTACAAGACATGACCTTCTGCCCTGTTCCTCCAGCAGAAATGGACTCTATTTTGCTAAGCTCTCTTTGAAAATGTGTGACGTATTCCTAACTGTTTTTAAACTATTGCAATAAAGACATGAATATTATTAAGCTTCCTGTCCAGTTGTTTCTTTGAGCAGCTGTTGGTGCTATGCAGCCCttctcccagggttgttgttcatcgggagggagaaaagcagagccacAGCTACAGGTGCTCACCCACGGAGGCCGGTCTGTTAGGAGGGATGGGACAT contains these protein-coding regions:
- the PDCL gene encoding phosducin-like protein, which codes for MTTLDDKLLGEKLQYYYSSSEEEDSEKEEEGEDQQHGSPQDATEPRNVVLSSDGSAVNTGPKGVINDWRRFKQLETEQREEQCREMERLIQKLSVTCRSHLDDEEDKRKQKELQEKLNGKLTLQEYSALREGPDDEEFLQQYRKQRMEEMRRQLRSGQYFKQVFEIHSAEAFLDTIDKGPRNTLVMVHIYEDDVPGADSLHGCMVCLATEYPAVKFCRVRSSLIGASSRFTTSALPALLVYKGGELVGNFVRITDQLGEDFFAGDLEGFLQECGLLPEKDLVLLTSVLNASSSCLSDDSDLEID